One window from the genome of Desulforegula conservatrix Mb1Pa encodes:
- a CDS encoding efflux RND transporter periplasmic adaptor subunit, translated as MQKNERISLIAAVLLAAFAFSATGCGKPKDGGGPPQGKGAPPEVSVVEIKSEQVAITTELSGRTSAFLIAEVRPQVGGIIQKRLFTEGAEVKEGDVLYQIDPALFKAAYESAKAALAKAEANVPPARYKAERYKELVAARAISKQEFDEADSAFKKAEADVEASKAEMEKARINLEYSSIKAPISGRIGRSSVTTGALVTANQATALATIQKLDQVYVDVTQTSASLLRLKKNMESGLIKKDSANQAKVKLVLEDGTPYPQEGALKFSDVTVDTGTGSIILRSVFPNPKMTLLPGMYVRALIEEGINENAILVPQQGVTRNSKGEATSMVVNAEGKVEVRELKIDRAVGSKWIVSEGLKAGDKVIVEGLQKARPGDLVKTIPFGEKVEAQKNQAGQVDQVDQAGSQAQKASKKPEKAATGAGK; from the coding sequence ATGCAGAAAAATGAAAGAATCAGCTTGATTGCCGCAGTTTTACTGGCTGCGTTTGCCTTTTCAGCGACTGGTTGCGGTAAACCCAAAGATGGCGGTGGGCCTCCACAGGGAAAAGGTGCTCCTCCTGAGGTTTCTGTTGTTGAAATAAAGTCGGAACAAGTTGCCATAACCACGGAACTTTCCGGCAGAACATCTGCTTTTCTGATTGCAGAAGTAAGACCCCAGGTTGGTGGAATAATCCAGAAAAGACTTTTTACTGAAGGCGCTGAAGTCAAGGAAGGCGACGTACTCTATCAGATTGATCCGGCTCTTTTCAAGGCTGCATATGAAAGCGCAAAAGCTGCCCTTGCCAAGGCTGAGGCAAATGTTCCTCCTGCAAGGTACAAGGCTGAGAGATATAAAGAACTTGTTGCTGCAAGGGCGATAAGTAAACAGGAGTTTGATGAGGCTGATTCTGCCTTTAAAAAGGCGGAGGCTGATGTCGAAGCGTCAAAGGCTGAAATGGAGAAGGCTCGTATAAACCTAGAATATTCAAGCATCAAGGCTCCTATTTCAGGACGCATAGGGCGTTCGTCAGTTACTACAGGCGCTCTTGTTACTGCAAATCAGGCCACTGCCCTTGCGACTATTCAGAAATTGGACCAGGTATATGTTGATGTAACCCAGACCAGCGCAAGCCTTTTACGCCTTAAAAAAAATATGGAAAGCGGCCTTATTAAAAAGGATTCGGCAAATCAGGCAAAGGTTAAGCTTGTTCTTGAAGATGGTACTCCCTATCCCCAGGAAGGAGCCCTTAAATTTTCTGATGTAACTGTTGATACCGGAACTGGCTCCATAATTCTTCGTTCAGTATTCCCCAATCCTAAAATGACTCTTCTTCCTGGAATGTATGTCAGAGCCTTGATTGAGGAGGGAATAAATGAAAATGCCATTCTCGTTCCCCAGCAGGGAGTTACAAGGAATTCCAAGGGCGAGGCCACTTCAATGGTTGTAAATGCTGAAGGAAAAGTTGAAGTCAGAGAACTTAAAATTGACAGGGCTGTAGGCAGTAAGTGGATTGTGAGTGAAGGCCTCAAGGCTGGAGACAAAGTTATTGTTGAAGGTCTGCAAAAGGCTCGACCTGGAGACTTGGTAAAAACAATTCCTTTTGGCGAAAAGGTTGAAGCCCAAAAGAATCAGGCAGGCCAAGTAGACCAAGTAGATCAGGCTGGTTCTCAGGCACAAAAGGCTTCCAAAAAACCTGAAAAAGCAGCAACCGGCGCAGGGAAATAA
- a CDS encoding TetR/AcrR family transcriptional regulator: MCKPDKREEIVKAAMELIAENGFHGAPMALIAEKAGVGAGTIYRYFENKDVLIWELYHDLDERFKSYLMADYPEGRPVRECFFYIGRMMIKYLKNNPLDFKYSEQFHNSPYGVEFRRNKIFNFSGKYDFCRDIYEKGREQQVIKDVPMPIFFDLAFAPFIWALRDHLLGFVDLDDELSNILVSSCWDSVKM; this comes from the coding sequence ATGTGTAAACCTGACAAAAGAGAAGAAATTGTGAAAGCTGCCATGGAACTCATTGCAGAAAACGGCTTTCATGGCGCTCCCATGGCCCTGATTGCAGAAAAGGCCGGTGTTGGCGCCGGTACTATTTACAGGTATTTTGAAAATAAGGATGTGCTTATTTGGGAGCTTTATCATGATCTTGACGAAAGATTCAAAAGTTATCTTATGGCCGATTATCCTGAAGGCAGACCTGTTAGGGAGTGTTTTTTTTATATTGGCAGAATGATGATAAAATATCTGAAAAATAACCCCCTTGATTTCAAATACAGCGAGCAATTTCATAATTCTCCTTATGGCGTTGAATTCAGAAGAAACAAGATTTTCAACTTTTCAGGAAAATATGATTTCTGCCGTGATATTTATGAAAAAGGCAGGGAACAGCAGGTAATTAAGGATGTGCCTATGCCAATATTTTTTGATCTTGCTTTTGCCCCTTTTATCTGGGCTTTGAGGGATCATCTTCTTGGTTTTGTTGATCTTGATGATGAGCTTTCAAATATATTGGTCTCTTCATGTTGGGATAGCGTAAAAATGTAG
- the surE gene encoding 5'/3'-nucleotidase SurE, translating into MKIVLTNDDGIDAPGLEALKKALDDVGEVIIVAPENGQSGISHRVTMREPITVKELDKNRFMVAGTPADCTRLALKIIAPDADMVFSGINFGANLGTDVYVSGTVAAAREAAFMGKRAVALSQYIGEGKKPMWDVTSRSASKLLDFILGIDLSHGTFLNINLPFQEDHETPEPRFCDPDTTPYKLDFMEKDGTFILCDVIHYRPRKPGFDIDMCFSGYASVSKIRI; encoded by the coding sequence TTGAAGATTGTTTTAACCAATGATGATGGAATAGACGCTCCTGGCCTTGAGGCTCTCAAAAAAGCCCTTGATGATGTTGGAGAAGTTATAATAGTTGCTCCTGAAAATGGGCAGTCCGGGATATCCCACAGGGTTACAATGCGCGAGCCTATCACCGTGAAGGAGCTTGACAAAAACAGATTTATGGTTGCAGGAACTCCAGCTGACTGCACAAGGCTGGCGCTGAAAATAATCGCTCCTGATGCTGACATGGTTTTTTCCGGGATAAACTTCGGTGCAAATCTTGGGACCGACGTTTATGTTTCAGGAACCGTGGCTGCTGCACGCGAGGCTGCTTTCATGGGGAAAAGGGCCGTGGCGCTTTCCCAGTATATAGGCGAAGGCAAAAAGCCAATGTGGGATGTGACTTCCAGATCAGCCTCGAAGCTTTTGGATTTCATTCTTGGGATAGACTTGAGTCATGGAACGTTTCTGAATATAAATCTTCCTTTTCAGGAAGACCATGAAACACCTGAGCCAAGATTTTGTGATCCTGATACGACCCCGTACAAACTGGATTTTATGGAGAAGGACGGTACTTTTATACTTTGTGACGTTATCCATTACAGGCCAAGAAAGCCTGGATTTGATATTGACATGTGTTTTTCAGGTTATGCGAGCGTAAGCAAAATAAGGATTTAA
- a CDS encoding DUF2905 domain-containing protein, whose product MRQILIIAGLLIFTAGILWPWLVKIPFGRLPGDISINRPGFSFYFPVMTMIIISAVISFLMWILRK is encoded by the coding sequence ATGCGTCAGATTCTAATAATCGCCGGATTGCTTATTTTTACTGCCGGTATTCTCTGGCCCTGGCTTGTTAAGATTCCTTTTGGCAGGCTGCCTGGAGATATATCCATAAACAGGCCTGGTTTCAGTTTCTATTTTCCTGTTATGACAATGATCATAATCAGCGCTGTTATTTCATTTTTGATGTGGATTTTGAGAAAATAA
- a CDS encoding efflux RND transporter permease subunit encodes MSHFFINRPIFAWVIAIIIMLSGALAIKQLPIAQYPAIAPPEIAITAIYPGASAKTLENTVTQVIEQKMNGIDNLRYMTSNSDSSGIVTITLTFDAGTDPNIAQVQVQNKLQLATPLLPQVVQQQGVQVTKSTKNFLMVIGFVSEDGSMSRYDLSDYVAANIQDVLSRLEGVGEFLLFGSQYAMRIWLDPDGLKSFSLTPADVKAAIKAQNVQVSSGQLGGTPSVDDQQLNATITAQTLLQTPEQFGNIILKTRTDGSAVKLRDVARIELGSENYDAVARFNGKPAAGIALKLASNSNALATAKIVKDKVAELSKFFPPGMKAVYPYDTTPFVKISIEEVIITLAEAILLVFLVMYLFLQNFRATLIPTIAVPVVLLGTFAVLKACGFSINTLTMFAMVLAIGLLVDDAIVVVENVERVMSEEGLSPKEATRKSMNQITGALVGIALVLSAVFVPMAFFGGSTGVIYRQFSITIVSSMLLSVVVALVLTPALCATMLKPVTKGHSISEGGWFSGFFTWFNRVFDSSSRKYQSTVDRMLGKTKRYLVIYLIILLGMGYLFLRMPTSFLPDEDQGMLFSIIQLPVGATQERTIKVLEQVEHHYLEEQKEAVNGLFTVAGFSYAGRGQNTGIAFVQLKDWSVRKRPDLKVWAVAGKAMAAFSKIKDAMVFAFPPPAVLELGNATGFDFQLQDRAGLGHEKLMEARNQLLGMAAQNPVLMAVRPNGQDDTPQYKLDIDYERAGALGLTIADITDTLSTAWGSSYINDFLDKGRIKKVYMQADARFRMTPEDLNKWHIRNKAGEMVPFSAFATASWTYGSPRLERYNGMPSREILGQPAPGKSSGDAMKAMEEMAAKLPPGIGYEWTGLSYQERMSGSQAPALYAISLVVVFLCLAALYESWAIPFSVMLVVPLGIIGALIAATMRGLSNDVYFQVGLLTTIGLSAKNAILIVEFAKEQMEHGVGLIDATLEAVRLRLRPILMTSLAFILGVLPLVTTKGAGSGSQNAIGTGVMGGMISATVLAIFFVPIFFVVVRKVFKAKPKDDE; translated from the coding sequence ATGTCCCATTTTTTTATAAACAGACCCATTTTTGCGTGGGTAATAGCAATAATAATCATGCTCTCAGGTGCTCTGGCCATCAAGCAGCTGCCGATTGCCCAGTATCCTGCTATTGCTCCGCCTGAAATTGCCATTACGGCAATATATCCAGGAGCATCTGCAAAAACCCTTGAAAACACAGTTACCCAGGTTATCGAGCAGAAAATGAACGGCATCGACAACCTGAGATACATGACCTCAAACAGCGATTCCTCAGGAATTGTGACAATAACACTTACATTTGACGCAGGAACAGATCCGAACATTGCCCAGGTTCAGGTGCAGAACAAGCTTCAGCTTGCTACGCCTCTCCTTCCCCAGGTAGTCCAGCAGCAGGGCGTACAGGTTACAAAGTCCACCAAGAACTTTCTGATGGTAATAGGCTTTGTGTCTGAAGACGGCAGCATGAGCCGTTATGACCTGAGTGATTATGTTGCTGCAAATATTCAGGATGTTTTAAGCCGTTTAGAAGGCGTCGGTGAGTTTCTCCTTTTTGGTTCACAGTATGCCATGAGAATATGGCTCGATCCTGATGGCCTTAAAAGTTTCAGTCTTACACCGGCAGATGTGAAAGCTGCAATAAAAGCCCAGAACGTTCAGGTATCATCAGGCCAGCTTGGCGGAACTCCATCAGTCGACGATCAGCAGCTGAATGCGACCATAACCGCCCAGACTCTGCTTCAGACTCCGGAACAGTTCGGGAACATTATCTTAAAGACAAGGACAGACGGATCTGCCGTAAAGTTGCGTGATGTGGCCAGGATAGAGCTTGGAAGCGAAAACTATGACGCAGTGGCCCGTTTCAACGGAAAACCTGCAGCAGGTATCGCTCTCAAGCTGGCATCCAATTCAAACGCCCTTGCAACCGCAAAAATAGTAAAAGACAAGGTCGCAGAACTGTCGAAATTCTTCCCTCCTGGGATGAAAGCAGTTTATCCTTATGATACTACTCCGTTTGTAAAAATTTCTATCGAAGAAGTTATCATAACCCTTGCAGAAGCGATTCTGCTCGTATTTCTGGTAATGTATCTGTTTTTGCAGAATTTCAGGGCAACGCTTATTCCGACAATTGCGGTTCCTGTAGTTCTTCTTGGGACATTTGCGGTTTTAAAGGCCTGCGGTTTTTCCATAAATACCCTGACCATGTTTGCCATGGTTCTGGCCATAGGTCTTCTTGTTGACGATGCCATTGTTGTTGTTGAAAACGTGGAGCGAGTGATGTCCGAAGAAGGACTTTCTCCCAAGGAAGCAACAAGAAAATCAATGAACCAGATTACAGGCGCTCTGGTTGGTATTGCCCTTGTTCTTTCAGCGGTTTTCGTTCCTATGGCATTTTTCGGTGGCTCCACAGGCGTAATTTACCGCCAGTTTTCCATAACGATTGTTTCTTCCATGCTTCTTTCAGTAGTTGTTGCCCTTGTTCTTACTCCGGCTCTTTGCGCCACAATGCTGAAACCTGTCACAAAGGGTCACAGCATATCTGAAGGCGGCTGGTTTTCGGGATTTTTTACATGGTTCAACAGGGTTTTTGACTCGAGCAGCAGGAAATATCAGTCGACAGTTGACAGGATGCTCGGAAAGACAAAACGCTATCTTGTAATATATCTGATAATACTCTTAGGCATGGGTTATCTTTTCCTTAGAATGCCCACATCTTTCCTCCCAGATGAGGATCAGGGGATGCTGTTTTCAATAATCCAGCTTCCAGTTGGGGCTACCCAGGAAAGAACTATAAAAGTTCTTGAGCAGGTTGAGCATCATTATCTTGAAGAACAGAAAGAGGCGGTAAACGGCCTTTTTACCGTCGCAGGATTCAGCTACGCTGGCCGTGGCCAAAATACTGGTATCGCTTTTGTTCAGCTTAAAGACTGGAGCGTGCGTAAAAGACCTGATCTAAAGGTATGGGCCGTGGCAGGAAAAGCTATGGCTGCATTTTCAAAAATTAAGGATGCCATGGTTTTTGCATTTCCTCCGCCAGCTGTTCTGGAACTTGGAAACGCGACAGGCTTTGACTTTCAGCTCCAGGACAGGGCCGGTCTTGGCCATGAAAAACTGATGGAGGCCAGAAACCAGCTTCTTGGAATGGCTGCACAGAATCCTGTTCTTATGGCTGTAAGACCAAATGGTCAGGATGATACGCCTCAGTACAAGCTTGATATTGATTATGAAAGGGCAGGGGCTCTTGGGCTTACCATTGCAGATATCACAGATACACTTTCAACTGCCTGGGGAAGCTCATATATTAATGACTTTCTGGACAAGGGCCGTATCAAGAAGGTTTACATGCAGGCTGATGCCAGATTCCGCATGACGCCGGAGGATCTAAATAAATGGCACATAAGGAACAAAGCCGGAGAAATGGTTCCTTTTTCGGCATTTGCGACAGCCAGCTGGACATACGGATCTCCGAGACTCGAACGCTATAACGGTATGCCTTCAAGGGAAATTCTCGGTCAGCCAGCTCCAGGAAAAAGTTCGGGTGACGCGATGAAGGCAATGGAAGAAATGGCAGCAAAGCTTCCTCCTGGCATTGGCTACGAATGGACAGGCCTTTCATATCAGGAAAGAATGTCCGGCTCCCAGGCTCCGGCTCTTTACGCAATCTCGCTGGTTGTGGTTTTTCTTTGCCTTGCGGCGCTTTACGAAAGCTGGGCCATTCCATTTTCAGTAATGCTTGTTGTTCCGCTTGGAATTATTGGAGCGCTTATTGCTGCGACAATGCGCGGACTTTCCAATGACGTTTATTTTCAGGTTGGACTTCTTACAACCATTGGTCTTTCTGCCAAGAACGCCATTCTGATTGTCGAGTTTGCAAAAGAGCAGATGGAGCACGGAGTTGGTCTCATTGATGCGACTCTTGAAGCTGTCAGACTTAGATTAAGGCCCATTCTCATGACATCCCTTGCATTCATACTCGGCGTTCTTCCTCTTGTTACGACAAAAGGAGCAGGGTCAGGCAGCCAGAATGCCATAGGAACCGGAGTTATGGGCGGTATGATTTCCGCCACTGTACTTGCAATTTTCTTTGTTCCTATATTCTTTGTTGTAGTAAGGAAAGTATTTAAGGCCAAACCAAAGGACGATGAATAA
- the mtaB gene encoding tRNA (N(6)-L-threonylcarbamoyladenosine(37)-C(2))-methylthiotransferase MtaB, protein MKKFVITTLGCRVNQFESDSIASILKGRGWEKAGRSEKADVCIINTCTVTGKASMQSRQAIRAKIREHEGATVVVTGCYAQTEAEEIKKIEGVTHVLGQKEKQLIPDLLETGAALDELKAKGLGDSFSCLVPSIFEERTRPYLKIQDGCEAFCTYCIVPYARGKSRSMAFDDVLLNLRRIRDQGAQEAVLTGIHLGAYGHDLDPKTNLKSLLQKITSLDDMPRIRLSSIEPRELAPEIIELAASTDRICHHFHIPLQSGDADILKRMGRPYTPEYFAGLVKSINEKLPSAAIGVDVLTGFPGETDEFFRNTFNLLESLPIAYVHAFPFSPRKGTPAATFKEQIHPEVMKARCAEIREMGQKKKTMFYGNHVGKTLDMMVESKRDKKTGMLKGISGNYISMLAEGPAKHMNTLVRVKAVEIGEPGSMICRIED, encoded by the coding sequence ATGAAAAAGTTTGTGATAACCACCCTCGGATGCAGGGTAAATCAGTTTGAATCAGATTCCATAGCCTCTATTCTTAAAGGGCGGGGATGGGAAAAAGCAGGCAGAAGCGAAAAGGCTGATGTATGCATAATAAACACCTGCACCGTAACCGGAAAGGCATCAATGCAGTCGAGGCAGGCTATCAGGGCCAAGATCAGGGAGCACGAAGGAGCGACTGTAGTTGTAACGGGCTGTTATGCCCAGACCGAGGCTGAAGAAATTAAAAAGATTGAAGGCGTAACCCATGTTCTTGGTCAGAAAGAAAAGCAGCTTATTCCTGACCTCCTTGAGACCGGAGCAGCTCTTGACGAACTTAAAGCAAAAGGCCTGGGCGACTCTTTTTCTTGTCTTGTTCCGTCTATTTTTGAGGAAAGAACTAGGCCATACCTGAAAATTCAGGATGGTTGCGAAGCTTTCTGCACCTATTGCATTGTTCCTTATGCAAGGGGAAAAAGCAGGAGCATGGCTTTTGATGACGTTCTTTTAAATCTTCGCCGTATCAGGGACCAGGGCGCACAGGAAGCGGTTCTTACAGGAATTCATCTCGGTGCTTATGGCCATGACCTTGATCCGAAAACAAATCTTAAAAGCCTTCTTCAAAAAATAACGTCTTTGGACGACATGCCGAGAATCCGTCTCAGTTCCATTGAGCCAAGGGAGCTTGCTCCTGAAATCATAGAGCTTGCAGCATCGACAGATCGCATATGCCATCATTTTCATATACCTCTCCAAAGCGGCGATGCAGATATTCTAAAAAGGATGGGGCGGCCATACACACCCGAATATTTTGCTGGTCTTGTAAAATCCATTAATGAAAAACTCCCGTCCGCTGCCATAGGCGTTGATGTTCTGACAGGCTTCCCCGGAGAGACTGACGAGTTTTTCAGAAATACCTTCAATCTGCTTGAAAGCCTTCCCATAGCCTATGTCCATGCATTTCCATTCTCGCCGAGAAAAGGTACTCCCGCCGCAACATTCAAGGAACAGATCCATCCTGAAGTTATGAAGGCAAGATGCGCGGAAATACGAGAAATGGGCCAAAAAAAGAAAACCATGTTTTATGGGAATCACGTCGGAAAAACCCTTGATATGATGGTGGAAAGCAAAAGAGATAAAAAGACCGGAATGCTTAAAGGCATTTCAGGTAATTATATTTCCATGCTTGCCGAAGGCCCGGCAAAACATATGAATACCCTTGTCAGGGTCAAGGCTGTCGAAATAGGCGAACCAGGAAGCATGATCTGCCGGATTGAAGATTAA